GGCGGTGACGAAAGTGTCTTTGCCGCAGTGGTATTGGGTCGGTTTGGCGATCGGGCTCCTGATCGGCGCGGCGTTCGTACACTGGTTGATCTACCAGAGCCTGTACCGCATCGGCGCGTTGTGCCCGTACTGCATGGTGGTCTGGGCGGCCACCATCACGCTGCTGATCGTCGTCGGCTCGATCGCGTGTCGTCCGGCGCTGCAACGCCGCGGACGCGGTGTGGCATGGGTGCTTTATCACTGGCGGTGGTCCATCGCCGCGCTCTGGTTCACCGCGGTATTCCTGCTGATCATGGCGCGGTTCTGGGACTATTGGTCGACCCTGCTGTAAGTCTTGGCACGTGACGCGGATCATCGGCGGCGTGGCAGGCGGGCGGCGCATCGCCGTCCCGCCGCGAGGCACCAGGCCGACCACCGACCGGGTGCGTGAATCGCTTTTCAACATCCTGACCGCGCGAGGTGACCTGACGGGCGTCGCGGTGCTGGATCTCTACGCCGGTTCTGGCGCACTGGGATTGGAGGCACTGTCGCGCGGGGCGGCCTCGGCGCTGTTTGTGGAGTCGGACCAGCGCAGTGCGTCCGTCATCGCGCGCAACATCGACGCCCTGGGCTTGACGGGCGCGACGGTGCGACGCGGCGCGGTCGCGACCGTCCTGGCCGCCGGGACCGCGACCGCGGTCGACCTGGTGCTGGCCGACCCGCCCTACGACGTCGAGGCCGCCGAGGTGGAAGCCGTGTTGGCCGCTTTGGTCACCCATGGCTGGGCGGACGCCGGGACCGTGGCGGTGGTGGAGCGCGGGGCAACCGGTGCGCCGCTGACCTGGCCGGCCGGCTGGTCCGTGTGGTCGCCACGCGTGTACGGCGACACCCGCTTGGAGATGGCCGAACGACTGTGAGGCGGGCGTGTAGCGTCTGTCGTCATGGGCGCCGCTCTCCCCCGCAAGCGGGTGGTACCCCCACCCCATCACTGCGTTCTGCATCGTCGACGGCGCGCGTCATGAGTGGCGCGGTATGCCCGGGGTCGTTTGATCCAGTGACGTTGGGCCACATCGACGTCTTCGAACGGGCGTCCGCCCAGTTCGACGAAGTGGTGGTGGCGATCCTGACGAATCCCGCCAAGGAGGGCATGTTCGACCTCGACGAGCGGATCGCGATGATCAACGAGTCGACGACACATCTGCCCAACCTGCGCGTCGAAGCCGGACAGGGTCTGGTGGTCGACTTCGTCAGGTCGCGGGGGATGACGGCCATCGTGAAGGGACTGCGCACCGGCACCGACTTCGAAT
This genomic interval from Mycobacterium sp. SMC-2 contains the following:
- a CDS encoding vitamin K epoxide reductase family protein, whose amino-acid sequence is MTTPVSAETADLTPESPPEARVPAPSAWWVLMAGVIGLVASATLTVEKIDLLLNRTYVPSCNFSPILSCGSVMVTPQASLLGFPNPLLGLVAFTVVLVTGLLAVTKVSLPQWYWVGLAIGLLIGAAFVHWLIYQSLYRIGALCPYCMVVWAATITLLIVVGSIACRPALQRRGRGVAWVLYHWRWSIAALWFTAVFLLIMARFWDYWSTLL
- the rsmD gene encoding 16S rRNA (guanine(966)-N(2))-methyltransferase RsmD → MTRIIGGVAGGRRIAVPPRGTRPTTDRVRESLFNILTARGDLTGVAVLDLYAGSGALGLEALSRGAASALFVESDQRSASVIARNIDALGLTGATVRRGAVATVLAAGTATAVDLVLADPPYDVEAAEVEAVLAALVTHGWADAGTVAVVERGATGAPLTWPAGWSVWSPRVYGDTRLEMAERL
- the coaD gene encoding pantetheine-phosphate adenylyltransferase, with amino-acid sequence MSGAVCPGSFDPVTLGHIDVFERASAQFDEVVVAILTNPAKEGMFDLDERIAMINESTTHLPNLRVEAGQGLVVDFVRSRGMTAIVKGLRTGTDFEYELQMAQMNKHVAGVDTFFVATTPRYSFVSSSLAKEVALLGGDVSELLPEPVNRRLREKLAGRS